A DNA window from Trypanosoma brucei brucei TREU927 chromosome 11 chr11_scaffold01 genomic scaffold, whole genome shotgun sequence contains the following coding sequences:
- a CDS encoding ABC transporter, putative (similar to SP:Q9JI39: ATP-binding cassette, sub-family B, member 10, mitochondrial precursor(ATP- binding cassette transporter 10) (ABC transporter 10 protein)(ABC-mitochondrial erythroid protein) (ABC-me protein). {Mus musculus}), translated as MYILIVLRFFFLFFLLRHMTARCITKMVRHAHLLWYPHHPETLLSVKRFASSVRQRNHYGEASPTQRPSRSFSPLYVVEPSTRKGSFWRYLRTVRQEAVLIGAAVVGVGFYSLATLAIPATFGKLIDFAGNGELPLGTSMQLLGWFTLAGVANFARLACIGYTGERVIARLRGQLYRAIFRQPAAFFDVAENSAGSLAQRLSMDCNLIGASLTDAVTQGSKNILQTFGSIGIMLYYSPTLTCVVCGMIPPLAVFAGVYGKFVRKLQRQMQDALAVSGSVASERLNNIRTVKAFAMESKESKWYEKKVDVVFQISKRMLFFNASYVSSIQFVGYGALYCIIWAGSMLVAANQISSGVLFSFVLYTVYCGLGLMGLTNLATEINKGFGASIRVYDILDTADEIQKLQEQTKGMVPLECHWNIKLTDVSFAYPTRPEVAVYEKLSLEIKPSRCTCIVGSSGSGKSSLAMLLMKLYEHSDGTITLDGTDLKSIDTHWLRSKVGYVGQEPVLFGGTIAQNIAYGAEGHDWDDAVDRWLYSSVVESATKANAHQFVTALPEGYNTYVGEGGRSLSGGQKQRIAIARALMRSPGILILDEATSALDSESEIVVHEAVSRLIEDAKKGSEKRTVLMFAHKLSMIRKADHIVVLERGRAVAQGSFDEVRMHPLFCQLVGLPLPQSVREQQSDTLEAGAEV; from the coding sequence ATGTATATACTTATCGTtctccgtttcttctttcttttcttcttgcttcGGCACATGACAGCACGTTGTATAACTAAAATGGTCCGCCACGCTCATTTGTTGTGGTACCCACATCATCCTGAAACTTTGCTTAGTGTTAAGCGCTTTGCCTCGAGTGTTCGCCAGCGTAACCATTACGGTGAGGCATCACCAACACAACGACCAAGCAGGAGCTTCTCGCCACTTTACGTTGTGGAGCCGTCGACACGAAAAGGTTCGTTTTGGCGGTACCTTCGGACAGTGCGGCAGGAGGCGGTACTCATTGGGGCTGCGGTGGTTGGCGTTGGGTTTTACAGTTTGGCCACTCTCGCAATCCCGGCGACTTTTGGGAAACTTATCGATTTTGCAGGAAACGGGGAGCTACCGTTGGGGACATCCATGCAGTTGCTTGGCTGGTTTACACTTGCCGGTGTTGCCAACTTTGCCAGGCTGGCTTGTATTGGCTATACGGGCGAGCGTGTAATTGCCCGTCTGCGCGGTCAACTCTATCGTGCCATTTTTAGACAACCGGCAGCATTCTTTGATGTGGCAGAAAACAGCGCTGGCTCACTTGCACAACGCCTTTCCATGGATTGTAACCTTATTGGCGCGTCCCTTACGGACGCGGTGACTCAAGGAAGTAAGAACATCCTGCAAACGTTTGGGAGCATTGGTATTATGCTCTATTATTCACCCACTTTAACatgtgtggtgtgtggcaTGATCCCCCCTTTGGCCGTATTTGCTGGGGTTTATGGAAAATTTGTTCGCAAACTGCAGCGCCAAATGCAGGACGCCCTCGCCGTTAGTGGAAGCGTCGCAAGTGAGCGACTAAATAACATCCGCACTGTAAAGGCCTTTGCTATGGAATCTAAAGAATCGAAGTGGTACGAAAAGAAGGTCGATGTAGTCTTCCAGATAAGCAAGCGTATGTTGTTTTTCAATGCTTCATATGTTAGTTCGATCCAGTTTGTGGGGTATGGTGCGCTGTATTGCATCATATGGGCGGGGTCTATGCTTGTGGCTGCGAACCAGATATCGTCCGGTGTCCTTTTCTCATTTGTATTGTACACGGTTTACTGCGGCCTGGGACTTATGGGTCTTACCAACTTGGCAACTGAAATCAACAAAGGATTTGGTGCAAGCATACGAGTGTATGACATACTTGATACTGCGGACGAAATACAAAAGTTACAAGAACAAACGAAAGGTATGGTTCCTCTTGAGTGCCACTGGAACATTAAATTAACTGATGTTTCTTTCGCCTATCCGACACGTCCCGAGGTTGCAGTGTACGAGAAACTCAGCCTAGAGATAAAACCCTCGCGATGTACCTGTATTGTGGGGAGTAGTGGTTCTGGTAAAAGCTCATTGGCAATGCTTTTGATGAAGTTGTACGAACACTCAGACGGAACAATAACTCTGGATGGAACGGACCTTAAGAGTATTGACACCCACTGGTTACGGAGCAAGGTTGGGTATGTTGGACAGGAGCCGGTATTATTTGGGGGGACAATTGCGCAGAATATTGCATATGGGGCTGAGGGACACGACTGGGATGATGCGGTTGATCGGTGGCTGTATTCATCTGTTGTTGAGAGCGCGACGAAAGCTAATGCCCACCAGTTTGTCACCGCCTTACCTGAAGGTTACAATACTTATGTTGGCGAGGGTGGACGGTCACTTTCTGGTGGTCAAAAGCAACGCATTGCCATTGCACGGGCTTTGATGCGTTCTCCCGGCATTTTAATCCTTGATGAAGCCACATCTGCACTTGACAGTGAGTCGGAGATTGTGGTGCATGAAGCCGTCAGTCGGCTCATTGAGGATGCGAAGAAGGGGAGTGAGAAGCGAACAGTACTTATGTTTGCCCATAAACTTAGTATGATACGTAAGGCTGATCACATTGTTGTCTTGGAGAGGGGTCGCGCCGTAGCGCAGGGAAGTTTTGATGAAGTTCGGATGCATCCTCTTTTCTGCCAACTTGTGGGACTGCCTTTACCTCAAAGTGTCAGAGAGCAGCAATCGGATACTCTCGAGGCAGGGGCGGAGGTGTGA